Proteins found in one Agaribacterium sp. ZY112 genomic segment:
- the aspS gene encoding aspartate--tRNA ligase, which translates to MRSVYGGTLNKSNLDQEVTLCGWVDRRRDHGGVIFIDLRDREGIVQVVFDPDAAENFAKADSVRSEYVLQVKGKVRARSEATVNPNMATGEVEVYGLDLEVLNSAETVPFQLDGHTNVGEEVRLKYRYLDLRRQAMQENLRLRSKVTNEIRNYLDDNGFLDIETPILTRATPEGARDYLVPSRTHEGQFFALPQSPQLFKQLLMVSGFDRYYQIAKCFRDEDLRADRQPEFTQIDIETSFMDEEQIMSVTEGMIRKLFSEIKGVELGEFPRMPYAEAMEKYGSDKPDMRIPLEMVEVKDLLKDVEFKVFAAPANDPKCRVTAMRVPNGASIARKKVDSYTKFVSEYGAKGLAYIKINDITDLENGLQSPIVKFLPLDVVKALLERVGAETGDLVFFGADTHKVVSDALGALRCKLGEDLDLYTCEWSPLWVVDFPMFEELDGGALTALHHPFTAPSCSPEELAAEPATALSRAYDMVLNGTELGGGSVRIHDQAMQETVFGILGIEKEEQEEKFGFLLDALKYGAPPHGGLAFGLDRLIMLMTGSDSIRDVIAFPKTQTAACVMTDAPGAVDTKQLNELNIRLKAKAKPEEKKEA; encoded by the coding sequence ATGCGCAGTGTTTACGGCGGAACTCTTAATAAAAGCAATTTAGATCAGGAAGTCACTTTGTGCGGCTGGGTTGATCGTCGCCGTGATCACGGTGGTGTTATCTTTATCGACTTGCGTGATCGCGAAGGTATTGTTCAGGTGGTTTTTGACCCCGATGCAGCTGAAAACTTTGCTAAGGCGGACTCAGTTCGCTCTGAATATGTATTACAGGTTAAAGGTAAGGTGCGCGCGCGCTCTGAAGCCACGGTTAACCCGAATATGGCCACCGGTGAAGTTGAAGTCTATGGTTTAGACCTTGAAGTGCTGAACAGCGCTGAAACCGTACCTTTTCAACTAGACGGCCACACCAATGTGGGTGAAGAGGTGCGATTAAAGTATCGCTACTTGGACCTTCGTCGTCAGGCTATGCAAGAGAACTTGCGTTTGCGTTCCAAGGTCACTAACGAAATTCGTAACTATCTTGATGATAACGGTTTCTTGGATATTGAAACCCCGATTTTGACTCGTGCTACCCCAGAAGGTGCGCGTGATTACTTAGTGCCTTCGCGTACTCATGAAGGTCAGTTCTTTGCCTTGCCTCAGTCGCCGCAGTTATTTAAGCAGTTGTTAATGGTCAGTGGTTTTGACCGTTATTACCAGATTGCTAAATGTTTCCGTGACGAAGATTTGCGCGCGGATCGTCAGCCAGAATTTACTCAGATCGATATTGAAACTTCGTTTATGGACGAAGAGCAGATCATGAGTGTGACTGAAGGCATGATTCGTAAGCTATTCAGCGAAATCAAAGGCGTTGAGTTGGGTGAATTCCCGCGCATGCCTTATGCCGAAGCGATGGAGAAATACGGTTCAGATAAGCCTGATATGCGTATTCCGCTTGAGATGGTTGAAGTTAAAGACCTGTTGAAAGACGTTGAATTTAAAGTTTTTGCCGCCCCTGCGAACGATCCAAAATGTCGTGTTACTGCGATGCGTGTACCCAACGGTGCATCTATTGCGCGTAAGAAAGTGGACTCTTACACCAAGTTTGTTAGCGAGTACGGTGCTAAAGGTTTGGCTTACATTAAGATCAATGACATTACAGATCTTGAGAACGGCTTGCAGAGCCCTATCGTTAAGTTTTTGCCACTTGATGTTGTTAAAGCTTTATTAGAGCGTGTTGGGGCAGAAACGGGCGACTTGGTATTCTTTGGTGCCGATACTCACAAAGTCGTTAGCGATGCCTTAGGCGCTTTGCGTTGTAAGTTGGGTGAAGACTTAGATCTTTACACTTGTGAGTGGTCTCCGCTTTGGGTTGTGGACTTCCCAATGTTTGAAGAGCTTGACGGTGGCGCTTTAACCGCACTTCATCACCCATTTACAGCACCTTCGTGTTCACCTGAAGAGCTGGCAGCAGAGCCGGCTACAGCACTTAGCCGCGCTTATGACATGGTGCTTAACGGTACTGAGTTAGGTGGTGGTTCAGTTCGTATTCATGACCAAGCCATGCAAGAGACCGTATTTGGCATTCTGGGCATTGAAAAAGAAGAGCAGGAAGAGAAATTTGGTTTCCTACTGGATGCACTTAAATACGGTGCGCCACCACACGGCGGTTTGGCTTTTGGCCTTGATCGTTTGATTATGTTGATGACTGGCTCTGACAGTATTCGCGATGTGATTGCCTTCCCTAAAACGCAAACAGCGGCTTGTGTTATGACGGATGCGCCGGGCGCGGTAGATACTAAGCAGTTAAATGAATTGAACATTCGTTTAAAAGCAAAGGCGAAACCTGAAGAGAAAAAAGAAGCGTAA
- a CDS encoding HIT domain-containing protein, whose protein sequence is MFELHSQLAADTVAIGQFRLSLVLLHKDANFPWVILVPKREAIREIYHLDEADQAQLMRESSHLSEVLTSIYAPDKINVASLGNMVPQLHLHHVARYESDVAWPGAVWGNFMPKKYSEEELEKVVSRLRSSLSGEDFEAASNVEVSSVSSAGFTP, encoded by the coding sequence ATGTTTGAACTCCATTCACAATTAGCTGCAGATACCGTTGCGATAGGCCAGTTTCGCCTCTCTTTGGTTTTGTTGCACAAGGATGCTAACTTTCCTTGGGTTATCTTGGTGCCCAAGCGTGAGGCCATTCGTGAAATTTATCACCTAGATGAGGCAGACCAGGCTCAACTAATGCGAGAAAGTTCGCACTTAAGTGAGGTGCTTACCTCTATTTATGCGCCGGATAAAATTAATGTCGCCTCGTTGGGGAATATGGTACCGCAGTTGCATTTACATCATGTTGCTCGTTACGAAAGTGATGTGGCATGGCCTGGCGCTGTATGGGGCAACTTTATGCCTAAAAAATACAGTGAAGAAGAGCTTGAAAAGGTAGTGAGTCGTTTACGTTCATCTTTGAGTGGTGAGGATTTTGAAGCTGCAAGTAATGTTGAAGTAAGCTCTGTTTCTAGTGCGGGTTTTACGCCTTAG
- a CDS encoding cupin domain-containing protein encodes MDNIFSALPGYQADEQFVSLLKTQTVHIERIVSLGHCSEPGFWYEQEHNEWVILLSGSAVLEFDGGSKQNLIAGSYMLIPAGRRHRVHATAKGEQSVWLAVHY; translated from the coding sequence ATGGATAATATTTTTTCTGCCCTGCCGGGCTATCAGGCAGATGAGCAGTTTGTCAGCTTGTTAAAAACGCAAACCGTACATATTGAGCGTATCGTTTCTTTGGGGCACTGTTCGGAGCCCGGCTTTTGGTATGAGCAGGAGCATAATGAATGGGTGATATTACTAAGCGGTAGTGCGGTACTTGAATTTGATGGTGGTAGTAAGCAGAATTTAATAGCGGGTTCTTATATGTTGATTCCTGCAGGTCGTCGGCATCGAGTGCATGCAACAGCGAAAGGTGAGCAGAGTGTATGGCTTGCCGTGCACTATTAG
- a CDS encoding (2Fe-2S)-binding protein has product MYVCLCKAITDSQIKQAADEGDGSFRAVRESLGVATVCGSCACEAKKLVKASARSSTEDQLLYQPA; this is encoded by the coding sequence ATGTACGTTTGCCTTTGCAAAGCCATTACAGACAGCCAAATCAAGCAAGCCGCCGATGAAGGCGATGGCAGCTTTCGCGCAGTTCGTGAAAGCCTTGGTGTAGCGACAGTATGCGGCTCGTGTGCATGTGAAGCAAAAAAACTAGTTAAAGCCAGTGCCCGCAGCAGCACTGAAGACCAGCTATTATACCAACCCGCCTAA
- a CDS encoding DUF4404 family protein, translating into MPINQLGQDLKELQEELSCLQAAEQHVQHKIDHLIDELNHELEHPSNIPEDHDLRDLPKMLQRFETEHPELTDSVNRVLVTLSNMGI; encoded by the coding sequence ATGCCTATTAACCAACTAGGGCAAGATCTCAAAGAGCTACAAGAAGAGCTTAGCTGCCTGCAAGCCGCTGAGCAGCACGTACAGCATAAAATCGATCACCTTATCGATGAACTGAACCATGAGCTTGAGCACCCCAGCAACATACCTGAAGACCATGACCTGAGAGACTTGCCTAAAATGCTGCAACGTTTTGAAACGGAGCACCCTGAACTCACCGACAGCGTCAATCGAGTATTAGTCACACTCTCCAATATGGGTATTTAA
- a CDS encoding HU family DNA-binding protein, with the protein MAARKKAPVKKAPAKKAAPAEKKIKAIRERYSKTQILTQISENTELTKKQVSAVLEELSDIMEGHIKKRACGEFVMPGLFKVVTVKKPARKARKGINPFTGEETTFAAKPASIQVKLRPLKKLKEMAE; encoded by the coding sequence ATGGCCGCTCGTAAAAAAGCTCCAGTAAAAAAAGCACCAGCAAAAAAAGCTGCACCAGCAGAAAAAAAGATCAAAGCGATTCGTGAGCGCTATTCAAAGACTCAAATTTTGACTCAAATTTCTGAAAACACTGAACTCACCAAAAAGCAAGTGTCTGCTGTATTGGAAGAGCTTAGCGATATTATGGAAGGCCACATCAAAAAGCGCGCCTGTGGCGAGTTTGTTATGCCTGGTCTATTCAAAGTTGTGACGGTTAAGAAACCTGCACGTAAAGCACGCAAGGGCATCAACCCCTTTACCGGTGAAGAAACTACTTTTGCTGCCAAGCCTGCCAGCATTCAAGTTAAGCTTCGCCCGCTTAAGAAACTCAAAGAAATGGCTGAATAA
- a CDS encoding FmdB family zinc ribbon protein, which produces MPIYEYECKSCGHVLEALQKMSDKPLVECPKCALPELNKKVSAAAFRLKGGGWYETDFKSGKKKNLAGDAGSSSNSSKSA; this is translated from the coding sequence ATGCCTATATACGAATATGAATGTAAGTCTTGTGGTCATGTACTCGAAGCCTTACAAAAAATGAGCGATAAGCCTTTGGTGGAATGTCCCAAATGCGCTTTGCCTGAGCTCAATAAGAAAGTCTCTGCCGCTGCTTTTCGCTTGAAAGGTGGTGGTTGGTATGAGACGGATTTTAAATCGGGCAAGAAAAAGAATTTAGCTGGTGATGCTGGTAGTTCCAGCAATAGCAGTAAATCGGCGTAA